From the Cucumis sativus cultivar 9930 chromosome 5, Cucumber_9930_V3, whole genome shotgun sequence genome, the window TACTCGCAGTTCGACGTCATGTTCTTCTTTGTCAATCTCTTCAGCTTCTGAATAACCCGACAAtccaatttatattttatgggtTGGTTTAGAAACTTGATTTAACCCAAATAACCTAAAAGTATGGGTTTGGTTGAGATGTTTCTCAACCCAACCTTACTACACCCTTAACagcaacttttttaaaaattgcagatatagcaaaattctttagtgataaacttctatcgcTCATAGATTATTATGGTCTATCATGATTGATTTTGACagattttgctttatttgtaaattttttaaaatgttgctatatatttaattattttaaatttaattactatatttgcaactattcttttattttgtgtggTTCTTCTATTATTTGGTAcactttatatattattattttctttggttttattatattatgagATATATTCTGTTAATTTTGTGCAAAATACTCTACACATATTTTACTTGctatatgtttcttttctttgattcttccatttatcttttaattctcttttgaatatttattttcttgaaaatcttGGATTGTAttttgtggattttttttcttaacgtGCACTTCATCTTTTGAGGTCAAATGTTTAATCTATCATTTGATTTATGTATCATGGTCTTATTATTTAAGAACGAGTTCACTACATTCGAAAAATCAAGACTCTGTTTAcgaactctttccaaaacacttcttggacgtttctttttgtttttgtttttgtttttttctttgaaaaataagatattttacaaaacttttgaaaaactgcATGAGCAAGGATGTTGGCCACACACAGGGCAATGAGCAGCAAGGCAACATGCACCATGGTGCGCGGAAGATGTTGTCTTGGTGCCATCTTTGCACATGCGGAAGCGAACTTTCAAATGgcatttacaaaacattgggaaaacacttttttttcttcctattttcttctagaaagtctttccagaacatatgtatatatatgtgtgtgtatatacatatatatttgcaaaatctctcGTTTAAAAGGTCTATACAAGAACatgttctaaaagttttctcgcttcaaattctgtttacgaactctttccaaaacacttcttggacgtttctttttgtttttgtttttgttttttctttgaaaaataagatattttacaaaacttttgaaaaactgcATGAGCAAGGATGTTGGCCACACACACGGCAATGAGCAGCAAGGCAACATGGCCACACACTCGTTAGTTGTGAGCTCAACTGGGATTGAGAGTACAATTGTCCCGCATATCATTCATTCCATTAGCTAATCGCTTCTGTTGCGATCCTTGGTGGTTCAACCCATTTGTTCTTTCATATCAATCGTAGTACAACCCAATCGCTCTTAAGTTGACTTCTCATACTTATAGATTATGATTCTCAATTATTTGGCTAAGATAACTTCCATCGTTGAGCCTCCCTCTACTCATTCCAATCACATTTCTTAACTTTGTTTTCTCTCattatttgttgtcatttgCTCAACAAGTATTTATATAAATCATCCCAAATCAACTCCCACTTTTCAGATTTCCATggatataaaaagaaatggtggCTCATCATTCGtaccatttcttttgttgatggGCATGAATTACGGGTCATTATGAACTCACCAACAAGCAACCAACCATTTTGACTCCTTGTTAGTACTTAAAAGTTAACAACTTTAATCATCTTCTACTAGATAAAATAAGTTGTGTTTTCAAAGTTCATGTGTAAAGCAAAAGAGATTGTCTTATAGTGACTTTAACATAGATTACACTCCCAttgtgaaataatatataactatatttatatcaactatatattacatatataacaaaaccctaaaataaagttaagttgtccaaaataacaaactaGCGTCCTccttgaaaaattataaaaatttcaagttaGATTGTCTTGGATTTTAGGATGTATTAAGGCTATCTCCATGTATTAGAGAATATAAGAAATTctatttaacaatttaaaaaattataagatttttttgtagCCTTATCCTTGCAATTGAAGTAGGAGATTAAATCCGAAACTCTTGTCGAAATTGGGCAAGCATGCTAGCCTGAAAAGATTGGTTCCGTCGGAAAACAAGAGGGGTTGGTCAATATCGGTTTCAGaaagtttcaaattgaaaactttaaaaaattatttataagtcGATCAACCCAATTAATATCAACTGACACTTACTCATCAATGTcgattttgtaaaaaataccATCTCCGACCGACCGATTAACACCGAAGTCGGGAACTTACGCATACTAGATAAGTGTAgagtatatatatctttttcaaatttgattaaattaccAAATATTATATCCAATTCTCTCTCTACCCTTTTTTTATCTGCGTTCCCGCCCGCGCTCGGTGAACTCATTTGCGCAGctctttcctctttctcttctttgtcTTCCTCTCGGCTTCACAATCTTCATCGTCAATCTTTGATCCAGCCTAAGAAGGCGCTGTACATTATAGGGTTTTAAGTAGAAGGTGAGTTTTCAGATTGCTTTTATATCTTCTGTCAAGCTATGATGCTTTTGGTACTTATCGACCACTTTCTCATGCAAGAATATTTGAGTTTGAGAATTATTTGCTGAAATTTTTATGGGTTTATGGAGTATTTTCTACTTTGTTTTGGCGGAGTTGAGTTTGCTTCTTAGGTGTAGAGAAGTTTGTTCagtgttgtttttgtttttgaggCTACAACTCAATGAAAAAACTCATTGTTCATGGAATTAGGGTTTTATCTTGTTTAATGGGGAACAGGCATGTTTGGTATTGATTTTGTGCATTGTACTGGTAGTCGAGATCGCATTGCCATCTTACAGTtgcttattcttttttttcttattttcttgatAGTTATTAGACAATTGAAACCTCATAATTCAACCAAAATGGCGGCCTTCAATCTCGTTGCGGATATGTATGACCCGGCCTTGAAGCCTCGCTTGCTACATAAACTTCTTAGGGAGCACGTTCCCGACGATAAGCGTGCATTTTCTGATTATTCAGAACTTTCAAATGTGGTTTCTATGATCACATCCCACGATCTTCTCTCTGAATCCTCGTCTTCCAAGGACCAAAAGCTGATTGATAGCTGGAAATCCGCTGTTGATTCCTGGGTCAACcgtttgtttcttcttctctccaaCGATATGGTATAAGCATGcattaaattctatttaaataatttttttaataatacatagCTTTTGCTTTATACTCCCGTGGATTTGACTATTTGTCGGCTGCCGGGCTTATGTGTAGCTTGTTCGAAGAACAGCTGGAACGAAGTTCAGTGGAACTTGTTAAGTTTCATAATCAATGAGTTCGCTGCTGGTTATTGAGAGAAAATTTATAGTTAGTGTTAATCTAGAAAGTTTGTCGCCTTAGAGCGCCCTTTGCGCTTTGAAAACACCGTTTAATTCTTAGAAACTGAACATTTGAACCTTGCTTGCATATTTGGCAATTCATTGGCATGCAGGAAGATAGGGAATAATATTGACTGTCTttattactttgttttttagatATTGCTCAACTTCCTTTTGTGGGTTACTAATTTTAGCATCCAATCTTTCTAAAGCCTGATAAATGTTGGGCGGGAATCATTTTACTTGGAGTGACTTGTCAACGATGCAGCTCTAGTCGTTTCTTGGCATCATATACAGAATGGCTTCACAAGCTTTTACCTCACATGCAGGTAACAGTTAGTTTTTTATGGGATTGAttctatattatttctttacatGTATTAAGTggcaaaaatgttaaattatagTGTACacatgaagaagaataagagTTAAATGATAAGTTATTCCATCAGAACTAAGATACCGGTTACTGTTTGGGACACATAACTGCAATAATTCAACTATGCTTTTGAGCATGTGATGTGGCTGGATCGTCTTTGACAGTCGACCTGTTTGACTACAGTAAATATGTTTGTTCTGAAATTTGGGTATGATTGGTTGTAAGATATTCATCAAAATGAGTTCTGGACATTATTTGTGACAATAAGTGATTATTGTTTCTTGGAAAGAATGCAAAATCACGCATTGGGGGTTTCCAAGctcttattcttttcattaatataGGATTGAACAAGTTAAGATAAACTACGGATGAAATAGCAGGTCTAACCAGCTCTCCTCGTACATGGGTCCCCAAAGACATGCATCGGCATGTATCTGATTAGCATAAGATAGCCTTTGGCAACACTTAATGATTGTGGAGCTACTGAAGGACCTAATGCACTGCTATTCTTGAGCATGGTTATCTGATATTTTATCAAGTGTTATACAAagtgcaatttttttttcttctgaagACACAAAAGAATATATTGATCACAAATAGTGTGTACGTAGTTCCAGAGCAATGTCaagttccttctttttctgttccttttatttatattgtttctGTCTTTAGCTTTACAACTTATAATCATCAATGCTTTTTTTATACTTGAATGCTACCAAGAATTTACaacgttttcattttttgtgtttttattgttCAATAGACAGATTCTCAGTTTCTGAAGGTGGCCTCTTGTGCTTCAATCTATGATTTATTCTCGAGTACATCTTCATTTGACCTTGGCAGAAATCTATCACACGAAGTTGTCCCTCAAACacaacccttttttttattcgaaATGGTAACAATGTCATTGATaagatgaaattataaaaggaTACCTATCAATTGGATTACAAAAAACTCTTCCATCGAGTAATAAGAGAAActaaatcataattataaaaagggTAACCAATTCACCCCAAGTGAGGGTTGTATGTGTCACTCAAACACAAATTGATTTGTTAACTATACCCCTTCCAAAAGCGAAATTTTTATGTGCCTTGTGTATATTTAACTGAATACCTCTTAGGATTTGTTTATTGTTGATTCTACATCGACTTTGTGGTCTGTGGATTCAACTATTGAATGCTGACTTGAGAATAATAGATAACTGATTGAATCACATTCTGTAAGTTATTACTGTCAAGTCGTTTTATTGCCAATATGAGCATAGAACTATTGGTTAAGCATATATCCCACCTCCATATGTTGTTGagcttaaaaataaaaattgtctatttatttattttttaaaataaaataaccacTTTCATTGagcaaaatcaaagaaaattgtctAAAACTTTTAAGCAATATGCTTGACCATATTATTGCTTGTTTCGTGACTTTTTAAGATGTATCTTTTACAAATTAGATTGGGTAGATTTCAAAGTGTAAAGAAAGATGGACTTCTTGTGCTGGAAGTCATTCAACCTGTTGCATGATGATAATA encodes:
- the LOC116403952 gene encoding uncharacterized protein LOC116403952, with protein sequence MAAFNLVADMYDPALKPRLLHKLLREHVPDDKRAFSDYSELSNVVSMITSHDLLSESSSSKDQKLIDSWKSAVDSWVNRLFLLLSNDMPDKCWAGIILLGVTCQRCSSSRFLASYTEWLHKLLPHMQTDSQFLKVASCASIYDLFSSTSSFDLGRNLSHEVVPQTQPFFLFEMDLFIVDSTSTLWSVDSTIEC